In Candidatus Roseilinea sp., one DNA window encodes the following:
- the nadD gene encoding putative nicotinate-nucleotide adenylyltransferase, with protein sequence MNIGIFGGTFDPPHIGHLVIADQALTQLKLDEVWFMPVGQPPHKAGNSISSARHRVRMVQLAISDHPAFRLSLIDVERPAPHYSSTALELLEARHPQHDWCFIMGADSLEDLPHWHNPRRLIELATLAVAGRPGARPDLNEIEHDVPGVSSRVRWVNAPLVDISSTELRRMVRRNASLRYLVPYPVEVYIKTERLYRT encoded by the coding sequence ATGAACATCGGCATCTTCGGCGGGACGTTCGACCCGCCGCACATCGGCCACCTGGTCATCGCCGACCAGGCGCTGACGCAACTCAAACTCGACGAAGTCTGGTTCATGCCGGTCGGGCAACCGCCCCACAAGGCCGGCAACTCCATCAGCAGCGCGCGCCACCGCGTGCGCATGGTGCAACTGGCCATCAGCGATCATCCCGCCTTTCGGCTGTCGCTGATTGACGTGGAGCGCCCCGCCCCGCACTATTCCAGCACCGCGCTGGAGTTGTTGGAAGCACGGCATCCGCAGCACGACTGGTGTTTCATCATGGGCGCCGATTCGCTGGAAGACCTGCCGCACTGGCACAACCCACGCCGGCTGATCGAGCTGGCGACGTTGGCCGTCGCCGGCCGGCCAGGCGCACGGCCCGACCTGAACGAGATCGAGCATGACGTGCCGGGGGTGAGCAGCCGCGTGCGCTGGGTGAACGCGCCGCTGGTGGACATCTCGTCCACCGAGCTGCGCCGGATGGTGCGCCGGAACGCCTCACTGCGCTATCTCGTGCCCTACCCCGTCGAGGTGTACATCAAGACCGAACGGCTGTATCGCACCTGA